DNA from Oncorhynchus masou masou isolate Uvic2021 chromosome 5, UVic_Omas_1.1, whole genome shotgun sequence:
CAAACAAAGCTTTTGGACAAAATGAGCAATACACTGACTGAGATTGACACGTCCCAACCCTCCCATAACATACACAACTCTTACATGGAAGTCGGTTGTTGGCCATGGCCTTCCTATAgcctaaatacacacacacacagctttcctACAGAGAGGAgcggaagagagaggaaggaagatgtAGGGCACCAAGCCACCTACAGAGGGACTGAGGCCCCAGTGGGGAAGGAGGCGAGTTGCGGCACCATGCTTGTAAAGTAAGGGTTCTAACAGATTAAGAAGCTGTAAAGGGAGTGCACATGACAAATCCAGAGCTGGGTTCAAGTAGTATTCGATTACTTTagctgggcttgattgagctcGACTGGCACAGTGAATGGAATAGatgaatactatttgaacccaggtctagaCAAATCCTTATAGGCCTTTGTAAAGATGTCAGGATAAAGAGACCAGTAAACGCTGAATGGCCTGGGGTTTTGTAATGAAATAGTAAAATGTCAGATCATTTTGGGTGGGTTTGACTTTGAGGAGAAACATGTGAGTTTGTTGTTAGCCAGTTCTTTGCAAGATTCCAAAAGTGACGTCAGAGCAATAAATATCACTGCATTAACTTACAAAACATCTTGACAGACATAATGCCTGTTAAAAGTCAAGGTCACCAGGTCAAAATAAATCTAGTTGGGAAAAGCTCCAGCCATCTAAAGTAAATTCTAAATATGTGAagcagaaaatatatattttattttataaattcAAGATCACATTAAACTGTTATCAGCAGGCCAGGCCTACAGACCATAGAGTCTATAGACTGTatggcagtggaggctgctgaggggaggacggctcataataatgtcttgaacggagcgaatggaatggcattaagcagatggaaaccatgtgtttgatatatttgataccattccacttatacAACTCCAACCATTACctcgagcctgtcctccccaattaaggtgccactcGCCTCCTGTGCTGTATGGTACAGAATCGATCGGTGGATTTTTGCAATCGTTACTTATTTAATGTACGTCTGCCCTCTTGTGGAAGTCGTGAGTATTGCGCTAAAAGTTCCAACATGCATATCTGGATCTATTGCGCCATCCCGCGAAATAATCGAGCAAGCGCGTCCAGGCCTCCTCTTTTCCATACAGGTGAGTGCGATGCTGTTAATGTTTTACCTGGAGGCCCGTGACGTCAGATCTGACGTGTCCCTTCAAGAAAAGGAACCGTGGAAGCCATGAGTACATTTATACCCATTTAGACTACTTTACTGGCGAAAGGAAACGCTTAAAATTTAAGCGGACAAGCTTGTAGTGGTGGAAATACTTGCGGAGTGATCCATTTGGTGTTGATAATGTCTGCCTCCGCTGTCTTCGTTCTGGACTTGAAAGGAAAAGTAAGATCACTTCTCATTTTGATTGTTGCTATTGATAACGCTATAAACAATGTCAGTTTTAGCTTGACTTGACCTTAACTCGCTTTTGTTTGGGATTGAAATCGAGTTTGTTCAAAGTTTGCTCTTGCCATTAAACATTAATAGATAGCCGCGTCGTTAAAGATTAATTCGTTGCCTGTGACAGTTCCATTCAAGCCTTGCACAAGTCACTTCCGGAAACAAGCGGATAAAAACAGGTCATAAGGCCAGTGGCTGCATCCCTTTTAGACTTGACAAATTCTTATACCAGGTGTTATGAAAAAAGCTGCCACAAAAGAATTACATATCATTTCCAAACATGAAAGTGAATATAGTAAGTGAGTCAAAGTTGCCTGGCACCTGCCATCTTGTGTACATTGTAGAAGGATAGTGCCAAGACATTATAAATCACATTTGGTTGGGCAGACAACACAGTACTTCCTGTTATAAATAGAAGAGAATGCTCTATTCAGGTTTCTTATCCTGTGAGAGATTCAGTATAGCCTGAATCTCTCACAGCTAGATGTGTAATTTGATAAAAAGATTCCATCCCTCTACAATAGGCCTAGAAGTCATGGGAGGGGAAAGAGGACATGGTTTCAGGTGGCACAACAGCAAGAGGTTGTATTAGGCTACATGCAAATTAGTAGGCCAAGGCAACCATATTCAGCAGCCAGCCGATTATGTTCGAGAGGCCAGAACATAATTATAATCAATTTGTACACtacaaattgaccacaactaagccAAAAATACATATTTGAATACCTTGATTACATTAAGACACGATCATTAAAGTAAACTCAATTTTAGCTGAATTCTGGTTGATTTtagtcttttttttatttttagaaaaACTAAAatcctaaaaaatatatattatatgttGATTTTACTCAAAGAATATATCACTTGGGACGGTTTTAGGTCGCCAGTTGCCAAACCCCTGGCCTAGGCTGACACAACAACTGACAAGCTACAATAACCACCGTTATAAGCCTGTAGCATGGTACTACTGTACACCTAGACTTTGTAGGCACTGCAACATGTTGATTGAGTGACAGGTGTAGCTCTGGAGCCCAATCTCAGCCATCTGATCACTTGTCAAGGCAAAGAGTTGTCAAGCCCTTATGATCTTCCTTCATGTAGTATTCCTTAGAGATGGAACATGTACAGGACTCAACATGAAATATTGTGTAAAGTTTATGAGACCTCTTCGCCTGACACATCCAGAAGGTTGCTGGAATAATGATCTCTAGTTCTACTCTTCCCATATCTGCTCTACGTTACATTACAACATCACTTCTCTCACCCGTTGACCTCTACGTTACATTACCTCATCACCTCTCTCACCTGTTGACCTCTACGTTACATTACCTCATTACCTCTCTCACCCATTGACCTCTAGTAGGACCATGAATTTTTTTAGTCACGTCACATGCTTAGGAAAAACTCAGGTGCCTTAAGGGTGACCTTTGACCCATATAGGTTATTGTTTTTCTTTCCCTATTAATTTCCCCTCTTACCCTGCAGGTGCTCATATGTCGGAACTACAAGGGCGACGTGGACATGGCTGAGATTGAGCATTTCCTGCCTTTGCTCATGACACAGGAAGAGGAGGGGCTTACCTGTCCAATCATGTCGCACGGCAACGTTCATTTCCTGTGGATCAAGCACACCAACCTGTACTGTATCCTTATAATGATTTTAGTCGCTAGCCAGCTAAAAGTTAATCATTACCATTTTGTAGCCTGTATAAATCATGTTAGCTTTACTAATGAGATGCTAGTCAAACCTACACAAAGACAAATATGTATTTTTCCCTAGAGTAAAGATGATAATGAACTTCTTAAACATATTACACTAGGACCTTAGAATAGGCCTGTGTGTTCTATCTACCTTGACGCTCTCACAGTGGTGGCCACTACCAACAAGAACTCCAACGCCTCTCTGGTCTATGCCTTCCTCTATAAAGTGGTTGAGGTGAGTCAGAGGTCTGTCTGTGCTGTCTGAACAACTCCATTGCTGTCATTTTCACCCCAATGGCTGAGTCAGAAGTGTTTCTCTCTACCAAAAGACCTGCATAATGTGTCTACTGGTTTCTCCCTACCCATTTGACATAACATGATCATAATTCACATATTATTACTGAGGCTGCCAATCGATGTTGTGTTGTTTCCAGGTGTTCACAGAGTACTTTACAGAGTTGGAGGAGGAGAGCATACAGGACAACTTTGTGGTGGTCTATGAGCTACTGGACGAGCTCATGGACTTTGGCTTCCCCCAGACCACCGACAGCAAGATCCTGCAGGAGTGAGTGATACCAGCTCACTTACTTACTTGCTTATGGCTGTCCTCCGATGATGACGCTGCTCCCAATTGTGGGGAGTTGCGTTAGTGCCACTGCATGTGGCTGTGCAGGCCAATTCGAGACCCGCGTGGTTTGCCACATGAGGGGCAGGTGAATTCTCCACCTCGGAGGGCTGTACCCGCTGCACGCTGGTGTCGTTGTGCAAGACGTTTAGATTTTCCTCTCTGGGATTGTGTCCTGGATGTGTGTGACACCCAGGCGGAAGGTGGGACGCCAGGTATGGCAGTTGGTTGTCAGGCTCTCCGCTTCAGGAAGGTCTGGCTGTGGTCCTTGATGCACTTCTTCTGCCCCCTGGCAGACCTCAGTCCATTCTTCAGCTGACCATAAAGGATCTGCAGAGGAAGGCGTTGGGGGAGCCTGCCAATCacaacacacactgatacacatgTTCTCTGTTACAATATAGTCAATCAGTCATACACGTGTACTGGGTGAATGGAGAGAATGGACTGAGTATGGTTGAGTATGGCACTTCTAACGCCAGGGTAGTGAGTTCGATTCCCAGCACCACCCGTACATAAAATGTATGCGCGCATGATTgaaagtcgctttggataaaaggatctgctaaatgggatatttcTTATTATTATAAAGATGCAGCTTTAATAGACAGATGCTGGTTCTAGACCCAACACCATAAAGCAAGGACAAGTTTTGGGACTTGTGAAAGTCCAATCAGACTGATCTccatactgtatgtctctactacaggtacattGACTTTTATCTTGACTTAGCCTGATTCCAGATCTGTatgtgctgtcttgccaattcCTGGTCCTTGTAATTCATTGTCTtataaaacagatctgggatcaagCTACTGATGTCCATACTGGTTGTCTCTCCAGGTACATCACGCAGGAGGGCACCAAGCTGGAGGTGGCTAAGACTAAGGTTCCCACCACTGTCACCAACGCTGTGTCCTGGAGGTCAGAGGGCATCAAGTACAAGAAGAATGAGGTCTTCATTGATGTCATCGAGTCCATTAACTTACTGGTGAGTGGGTTACTGTAAGGATGTTGGGTTTGACACATGCAATTCGGCAATTAATTTTCTTGTGTTTCGGCAATATCAATAATTGTCATAATTGGTTTTGTGTATATAATGCTTTAATCTCAATAGGAAAATATTGATCACTGAAAATACCAATAACGTTTGCTTTCTGAATAATTGATTCATTTAATTgattaaagctggaatccttaattgGTGGAACTGCCACGCCTGTTTgcaatattacaacaacaaagaagttacgGGAAACAACGAACACAGTTTTTTTCCCTCAGACATCACTGCACGTGCGAACAGCAGAATATGTAGGCCTACTGCAGTTGTTTTCCCCTGCTGCCGGGTGCTCCTCTCTGCCATATCTCCtccacaaaacaaaaacaataccGAAGATGCTGGGGTGAACACTGATGCTGTTTCCCCTAATGTGGATTTGATCTTTTAATTGACTGAGCATTCTCTCAATAAATCAACTAGCTACTGTATAAAAAGTCTCCATCAGAGGTTGACCCCTGTGTCATGCGTTGACCCCAGGTGAATGCCAATGGCAGTGTGATGAGCAGTGACATCGTGGGCACTGTCAAGCTGAAGACCATGCTGTCTGGCATGCCTGAGCTGAGACTGGGACTCAATGACCGAGCGCTGTTCGCCCTCACTGGCCGTatgtacaatacacacacacacacacacacacacacagtcattgcTTCTCAGATGCAATTGCATTTtagatgttgatgaaaatgagtgtgtgtgtgttcaggcgaCAAAGGGAAGACTGTAACGATGGAGGATGTTAAGTTTCACCAGTGTGTTCGTCTGTCCCGTTTTGAGAGTGACCGCACCATCTCATTCATCCCTCCTGACGGAGAGTCTGAACTCATGTCCTACCGCATCAACACTCACGTGAGTTACCTTAATACATTCATATTGTATCTCTGAAAATGTACATGACCTCCCTAAAtaccctcatccctccttcaTACAGTTTCACTCTTCCATTGCACTGTTACTGTACTGAAATCAATACTTGAGTGAGCTGTAACCCTGTCTGTATCAAgtacagtggtgtagtggagggtaaacacttcATGCACCATTTTTTTATTTTGCGTGTGCACTTACCCACATTTTTCGGGGAAAATGCATTGAAAGTAATGGGAGTATTACTTGACTCACCGCGAACGGCGATCAGCATTTACCCACCTATTTTTCTTCCACTACATCACTGATAAAGTAGTATAATGGCTTTCCAGTGGACGGTAGAACTAACTACATTCTGTATCCTTACAGGTGAAGCCTCTGATATGGATTGAGTCTGTCATCGAGAAGTTCTCTCACAGTCGAGTTGAGATCATGGTTAAGGTAGTGTTATATAGTAACACTCAGTGTATGAATCTATGCATTGTCCTATGCTACAGTTGCCTTTCTCTAATTCCATAGGCTAAAGGTCAGTTCAAGAAGCAGTCAGTAGCCAACAACGTGGAGGTGCGGGTTCCTGTCCCCAGTGACGCTGACTCCCCCAAGTTTAAGACCAGTACAGGCCAAGCTAAATATGTCCCTGAGAAGAACCTGGCTGTGTGGACTATCAAGTCCTTCCCTGTAAGTGTTTCATCCAATCAGCACTTCTGTCCCCAGCCGTTCTTCCCTGTTGACGAAACTCAAGGCCAAATATATAGAGCCGTTTTTTTGTTTACAAGCAAACGTCCCGTCCGAGTGAAGCGCGAGCATCTTCGCAACAAAAAGCTCTGTATAAGCAGGATAGCTAACCCTGATGTCGGGACCTTGACCAACTTAACAGCGAGAGAGTGATGTCCATGAAAACATGTAAGACTGATGGCTATAGATATGTTCAACAAGTATATTATTCTCCTGGCTTTATCTAGCCCTAGTTGTGGTATTTTACCTTGCCTCGCCTCACTGGCTTGCTAACTTGCTAGGTAATCAATCCTCTGATGACAATGTTGTAGACGATAACCATCTGATTAATTGCACAAGCTGCATTTGAAGCCAGAGGATTCTGTATCCCACTCCCATGTAAATGAACCCCTTTATGATTCTGAACTGTGTGCAACTTTTCATGATGTGGCCGTCAGCCAGGAAATGGGTCAACAATGAACCCTAAAATTTAGAACATTAAGGCTCCTGACCTGGAAAAACTCCAGCCTCTTTTTCTGGTCAGGACACATCATCAGAACGAAAAGAAACTCTGGGCCCTATATGAACTATCTCACTctttctgcccccctctctctgtctgtctccagggcgGTAAGGAGTTTCTGATGCGGGCCAGCTTTGGCCTGCCCAGTGTGGAGAATGATGAGATGGAGGGCAAACCTCCCATCACTGTCAACTTTGAGATTCCATACTTCACAGTGTCAGGGATACaggtgagctgtgtgtgtgctcGCGCCTGTGAGTATACTGTATTGACCTTTGAAAACAAGCTTATGCGGAACCAAAGTGGTGACTTACTTAGCATAAACTAGCATAGGCTACAAGTGCCTCATTTGGTTAGGCAAAACAAATGATCCATTATATCAAGTTACACTgatctcgctcctctcctctgtcacccTGTGTGCCTCAAGGTGCGGTACATGAAAATTATAGAGAAGAGTGGTTACCAGGCCTTGCCCTGGGTCAGATACatcacacagagtggaggtaggaCTGCCATGCTCTTTAGATATAGCTTACTCATGTATAGCAAAAAGAGACTCATCATTTAGTCATAGAAAGAGAGAAATTTAAGGAAAAAAGTATTTTTACTCTTTAAAATTAGAactagtatttatcctgtagtatttttATTGTTCTATTTTCTTTCATTTAGATTACCAACTACGGAGTAACTTCTAAACCATGGTGGCGAACTTCTTCCTTTGCTTCCAGAGATCATTGTTCAATTTAATTGCACACTAAAAAAAGGAAAATGTCTTTGAATTTCATTTAAATGCTCTACTTAATAATGTTACTGTATAAAATTGTTTGTGATTTTAACTTTTATGTCATGCAATGTAATTTGTGATTTTAATTGCTTTACTCATTGTCTCTTAGATTGTTAAATGTTTATATTAAACTATAGCCTTGAAATACCGTAATGAGGGTGTTTTTCTTGTGTATTATTACATTTAATGAACAAAACATTTTAGCTATGAATGTATTGTTTTATATCATCCAAAATGCTAGCTGCTATTTTAGCCAGAAAGTATATAAAATCCCATATCAAACGTTTTTCACACCCATTGGCGCGTTTTAATGACACAACTGTCAATCGCGGGCATTTGAGAATGATTTCTTCAATAACCCGCCTTTTTTTCTACTTGACTTTGGAGACTTACTATCAAATGTCTGACTTTGGACATTTACTATAACATTTTTAGAAATGTGAATGAATGTACTTTGAAGACATCAACGTCCGCAAAATTGCCCGCCTTCTACGCTATGGCTTCTCATTGGTCGACTCAACTGTTACCACAGTGATACTGTAGCaaccagtgactgtatggtggcaACCAAGTCATTACTCCACCCACCTCGCCATTCAACGCGCTGATTGGTCGAGATACGTTCTgtccaatgtttgtaaatgttGGTTGGGTAAACGGTAACGTAGTTCTCAGCGCGCAAATTAAAGGTCCTGCAGCCTTCAAAGTTATTAAACATTTACCTGCTGTGATTTATTTCAAAAGTATCTCGAAAAAAGGACAGAAAAGAAGAGCCTGTAACGGTCGGGATCATTTCAAAACAGACACGGTAACTACCTTTTCATATGAGTTTTGATTCCCCTTTGAGActgctagctactagctagcatTATTATCCTGCGCTACTAGCTAGAATTGGGCTCCATAATTTCGAAGAAATAACGTTGTGaagtgtgtgtaatatatatatgcATTTTTTCTCATTATAATGTGTTAGTTGAACTACTCGCAACTAGCTTGCTAACGTTTGCTGGTTGGGGATAAATGATCGTGAGCTAGCTAACTAGACGAACTGGCTAGCGTTGATAGACTAGAACAGTTGATTACAATTAGATACTAGGTAGCTACTCAGCTAGCTATTTCTTCTATTCATATTTTAGGGAGAAAATATAGAAATCTGTCCACAATGGTCCTGAGTCAGAGTGATGCGGCCAAGAGCCTGACCGCTGCCGCAGCCAAGGGAAATACGGACGAGGTCAGGAGGATGCTTGGGCCGGAATGCAGAGTGCACCCCGATACTGTCAATCAATTTGGAAAGACCGCTCTACAGGTAACCAACTTCCTCATTGAACTTTCATTGTGTCCTCGCCTGTAATATTTCGACTCAAACTGTGTTGGCTTTGAATGTAGTATGGGTAG
Protein-coding regions in this window:
- the ap1m2 gene encoding AP-1 complex subunit mu-2 yields the protein MSASAVFVLDLKGKVLICRNYKGDVDMAEIEHFLPLLMTQEEEGLTCPIMSHGNVHFLWIKHTNLYLVATTNKNSNASLVYAFLYKVVEVFTEYFTELEEESIQDNFVVVYELLDELMDFGFPQTTDSKILQEYITQEGTKLEVAKTKVPTTVTNAVSWRSEGIKYKKNEVFIDVIESINLLVNANGSVMSSDIVGTVKLKTMLSGMPELRLGLNDRALFALTGRDKGKTVTMEDVKFHQCVRLSRFESDRTISFIPPDGESELMSYRINTHVKPLIWIESVIEKFSHSRVEIMVKAKGQFKKQSVANNVEVRVPVPSDADSPKFKTSTGQAKYVPEKNLAVWTIKSFPGGKEFLMRASFGLPSVENDEMEGKPPITVNFEIPYFTVSGIQVRYMKIIEKSGYQALPWVRYITQSGDYQLRSNF